A DNA window from Acidimicrobiia bacterium contains the following coding sequences:
- a CDS encoding biotin/lipoyl-containing protein yields the protein MDDVSSADVDHTPGESLSIEGRMVVSPGIGTFRAETTIGVGTRVEAGSPIGFIEALGDTVAVDSPFRGRVERLLVEPGERLRNGQGVAWLRLE from the coding sequence ATGGACGACGTGAGCTCCGCCGACGTGGACCACACGCCGGGGGAATCCCTCTCGATCGAGGGGCGCATGGTCGTGTCTCCCGGGATCGGCACATTCCGTGCCGAGACGACCATCGGTGTCGGGACGAGGGTCGAGGCGGGCTCCCCCATCGGCTTCATCGAGGCGCTCGGCGACACCGTCGCTGTCGACAGCCCGTTCCGGGGCCGCGTCGAGCGACTCCTCGTCGAGCCGGGTGAGCGTCTCCGGAACGGTCAGGGTGTCGCCTGGTTGCGTCTCGAATGA
- a CDS encoding ACP S-malonyltransferase, giving the protein MSVAAIFPGQGTQQHGMAASWRDDPAWEAVEHAEAALGEPLAPLVLDADADLGRTRNAQLAVLLTSLVVWRAVTNRSDLAPGCFAGHSLGQVTALIAAGVLGLDEGVRFAARRAELTQAAADAHPGRMVACIGADPEQAAAACDAAPDACWVANDNAPGQVVLAGTPEGVEAATAAARDSGIRRVLPLDVGGAFHTPLMDDARTGLVEELSTMTFHDGTAPVVSNDDGAAYRDGEGWRSRLAEHVVRPVRWRTVMETLVSVGSDPWLEIGHGSMLAGLARRGARDTTVYGIAEPDDVDHADDLGWTT; this is encoded by the coding sequence CGATCTTCCCAGGTCAGGGAACGCAGCAACACGGAATGGCCGCGTCGTGGCGCGACGATCCCGCGTGGGAAGCCGTCGAGCATGCGGAGGCGGCACTCGGTGAGCCGCTCGCGCCGCTCGTACTCGACGCCGATGCCGACCTCGGGCGTACACGCAACGCGCAGCTCGCCGTGCTTCTCACGTCCCTCGTCGTGTGGCGGGCCGTGACGAACCGAAGCGACCTCGCGCCGGGCTGCTTCGCCGGCCACAGCCTCGGGCAGGTGACGGCACTCATCGCCGCGGGGGTCCTCGGCCTCGACGAGGGCGTCCGGTTCGCAGCCCGCCGGGCGGAGCTCACACAGGCTGCTGCCGACGCTCACCCGGGCCGGATGGTGGCGTGTATCGGGGCCGACCCCGAGCAGGCCGCCGCCGCGTGCGACGCCGCCCCCGACGCCTGCTGGGTCGCCAACGACAACGCTCCCGGCCAGGTCGTACTGGCGGGAACGCCCGAAGGGGTCGAGGCGGCGACCGCCGCAGCCCGTGACTCGGGGATCCGCCGGGTGCTGCCGCTCGATGTCGGGGGTGCCTTCCACACGCCCCTCATGGACGACGCCCGGACAGGCCTCGTCGAGGAGTTGTCGACCATGACGTTCCACGACGGCACCGCACCCGTCGTCAGCAACGACGACGGCGCCGCGTACCGCGACGGCGAGGGATGGCGTTCGCGGCTGGCGGAGCACGTCGTTCGGCCCGTCCGCTGGCGCACGGTCATGGAGACGCTGGTCAGCGTTGGGAGCGACCCGTGGCTCGAGATCGGCCACGGCTCGATGCTCGCAGGACTGGCCAGGCGCGGCGCGCGCGACACGACGGTGTACGGGATCGCCGAGCCCGACGACGTCGACCACGCCGACGATCTCGGATGGACGACGTGA